A genomic stretch from Nodosilinea sp. E11 includes:
- a CDS encoding cation diffusion facilitator family transporter: MAGGASKVSIYAALGANIAIGIAKFVGAAISGSSAMLSEGIHSVVDSVNELLLLYGLKQSEAPPSEQFPLGRGQELYFWSLMVAVLIFALGGGVSMYEGWHSFQHPEVGDHALVSYIVLATAAVFESLALTVSIREFNKNYPRKAEVSLWQAIRDSKDPSSFIVIVEDAAALVGLSIAFAGIVLTQVFNNAVYDGAASILIGLLLTVVAILLVIETKSLLMGESASLAVRDSIKTLVKADQSVSDMGPPITLHLGPRDIMLAMNIEFCDHLSADEIEAAVRRIEQSIRTTHQDVNRIFIEAASLDGAD; the protein is encoded by the coding sequence ATGGCTGGTGGTGCATCCAAAGTTTCAATCTATGCCGCATTGGGAGCCAACATCGCCATTGGCATTGCCAAATTTGTCGGTGCTGCCATCAGCGGCAGCTCGGCCATGTTGTCAGAGGGCATCCACTCCGTGGTCGATTCTGTTAACGAGCTGCTACTACTCTATGGCCTGAAGCAAAGCGAAGCTCCGCCCAGCGAGCAATTTCCCCTGGGTCGTGGGCAAGAACTGTATTTTTGGTCGCTGATGGTCGCGGTGCTGATTTTTGCTCTGGGGGGTGGCGTGTCGATGTATGAGGGGTGGCATAGCTTTCAACACCCTGAGGTCGGTGATCATGCCTTAGTCAGCTATATCGTGCTGGCCACTGCCGCCGTGTTTGAAAGCTTAGCCCTAACCGTGTCTATCCGGGAGTTTAACAAAAACTATCCCCGCAAAGCTGAGGTGAGTTTATGGCAGGCCATTCGCGACAGTAAAGATCCCAGCTCATTTATTGTCATTGTGGAAGATGCCGCTGCGCTGGTTGGCCTTTCTATTGCCTTCGCCGGGATTGTGCTCACCCAGGTGTTCAACAATGCTGTCTATGACGGCGCTGCGTCCATCTTGATTGGGCTATTGCTCACCGTAGTCGCCATTCTGTTGGTCATCGAAACTAAAAGCCTACTGATGGGGGAAAGCGCTTCTTTAGCGGTGCGAGACAGCATCAAAACCCTCGTCAAGGCTGACCAGTCTGTCTCTGACATGGGGCCACCGATTACCCTGCATCTCGGCCCTCGAGATATCATGCTGGCGATGAATATCGAATTTTGCGATCATCTCTCTGCCGATGAGATTGAAGCGGCGGTACGCCGTATCGAGCAGAGCATTCGCACCACCCATCAAGACGTGAACCGCATCTTTATTGAAGCGGCCTCTCTCGATGGAGCTGATTAA
- a CDS encoding PAS domain S-box protein encodes MSRDHHVQQQLEAAQAQIQRYAQQLAAEHAAARQTQAQLQGQIQQQQRHIAELEAQTYRLQWVINTSPATTYSCEAVHPYSCTYISQSIETVLGYTADEFKAEPDFWEQRLHPDDASGVFAAIPKLFEQGKLQHDYRIRHRDGHYVWIRDELVLSRDTQGLPQEVVGYFTNISKQKRFDVERKQAEQRIEQECQRIAEKNGRFRETLKAQAATYRHLFNCNPQPMWVYDLETLSFLAVNDAAIAKYGYARAEFLAMTIADIRPLEDVSRLLENVTQVDSGLDMAGIWQHRLRDGRVIQVEIVSYASEFEGRRAELVMAQDVTQRVAAEQALQALNRSLEQKVAERTAALQKSQTELYDILNSSPAKIFVEDLQGRYIFINQTFLRLFNCQSEDVIGKTTHEFFPSEIADTFRTNDLLLLEQGGVQQFEEIVRVNGEDWVFLSNKFLLRDEQGEVYALCGMSSDITDRKTMEVDLKESRARLQAMLVALPDHVFRVNRDGLYLNFYPSDSTLEITGLDMLVGRTMTEVLPPEVAQAHLHRITQALSTQTVQVSEQVVEMEGMQRVREVRVAPCDADEVVFVIRDITDRKQAELALRKSEERYRQLFNSIEEGFCIAEVLFDDAGTPYEHRFLETNPAFSRHCRLASVDPVGKTASELMPGIASFWNDLYAQVLSTGKPIRQDIRSDVFDRWFEVLVCPVGKDAPRQVFVLFADVSDRKQAEIALQNLSDRLSLVLEAGQLGVWSWDLDLQLYWDAALCRMYGIPETSQFTPWQAWRSQVHHDDSERVEALLQAAIEGAPYTGIEFRIWRTDGELRWIQSFAQVQHDAQGNPARLVGINCDITDRKQAELELRDLTTRLTLALEAGAYGTWTWDLAETLDWDEQMYQIFGLQDLDHPITYAEWIAMVYPDDLASIDDQIPAVLKGENNLHAEFRIHRPDGSLRWIQTTAQVQRDGQDNPLQIVGINRDITYRKQAETALRNSEEELRVFINASSDVVYRMSADWREMQPLDGKDFLVSIDSPSKSWVETYIPPREQLRVWTAIQKAIQTKSPFELEHQVIKQNGTIGWIFSRAIPMLNEQGDVVEWFGTASDVSDRKQVELDLQRTNAELVRATRLKDEFLANMSHELRTPLNAILGMTEGLQEEVFGPITDRQRRSMTIIETSGNHLLSLINDVLDVAKIESGQFELDYAAVNVGLLCNSSLTLVKQQAYKKCLHLETHVSKRLPEIYGDERRLRQVLVNLLSNAVKFTPEGGRITVSASYTSLTPEEIALNRELIHPEREPSATVGILTLSVADTGIGISPENANKLFQPFIQLDSSLNRQYKGTGLGLALVKQITEIHGGKVTLTSAVGRGSCFTLQLPIIPTDNFLATAPPSIGATAPLDPATAPLILLAEDNAANVSTITAYLTAKDYSLIVAPNGLEAVNLATSTNPDLILMDIQMPQLDGLEAIRQIRQQPALANVPIVALTALAMPDDRERCLAAGADDYISKPMRLKHLAQVISTLLAKSSTEEAVTLL; translated from the coding sequence ATGTCCCGAGATCACCACGTCCAACAGCAACTAGAGGCAGCTCAAGCCCAGATTCAGCGTTATGCCCAACAGCTAGCTGCTGAGCATGCTGCTGCTCGCCAAACCCAGGCTCAACTACAGGGGCAGATTCAGCAACAGCAGCGACACATTGCCGAGCTTGAAGCCCAAACTTATCGGCTACAGTGGGTTATTAACACCAGCCCAGCGACCACCTACAGTTGTGAGGCTGTCCATCCCTACTCCTGCACCTATATCAGCCAAAGCATTGAGACTGTTTTAGGCTATACCGCAGACGAGTTCAAAGCAGAACCGGATTTTTGGGAGCAGCGTTTGCACCCGGACGATGCCTCTGGTGTGTTTGCTGCAATCCCTAAACTGTTTGAGCAGGGCAAGCTTCAACATGATTACCGGATTCGCCATCGGGATGGGCATTACGTGTGGATCCGTGACGAACTAGTTCTTTCCCGGGATACCCAGGGATTGCCCCAGGAGGTGGTGGGTTACTTTACAAATATCAGTAAACAGAAACGGTTTGACGTCGAACGAAAACAAGCGGAACAACGCATCGAACAAGAATGCCAGCGTATTGCTGAAAAAAATGGCAGGTTCCGAGAGACCTTAAAAGCCCAGGCAGCCACCTATCGCCACCTATTTAACTGCAACCCTCAGCCCATGTGGGTGTATGACCTGGAAACCCTGAGCTTTTTGGCGGTCAATGATGCTGCGATCGCCAAATATGGCTATGCCAGGGCAGAATTTTTAGCCATGACTATTGCCGACATTCGCCCTTTAGAAGACGTGTCCCGCCTGCTGGAAAATGTGACCCAAGTGGATTCAGGGCTTGATATGGCTGGCATCTGGCAGCACCGCCTGCGAGATGGCCGGGTCATTCAGGTCGAGATTGTGTCCTATGCCTCGGAGTTTGAGGGGCGACGGGCTGAACTGGTGATGGCTCAGGATGTAACCCAGCGGGTGGCAGCTGAACAAGCCCTCCAAGCCCTCAACCGATCGCTAGAGCAAAAGGTTGCCGAGCGCACCGCCGCCCTTCAAAAAAGCCAGACGGAGCTATACGACATCTTAAACAGTTCTCCGGCCAAGATTTTTGTTGAAGATCTGCAAGGGCGATACATCTTTATCAATCAAACATTTCTGAGGCTCTTTAACTGCCAGTCTGAAGACGTTATTGGCAAAACTACTCACGAATTTTTTCCTTCTGAGATTGCTGACACCTTTCGGACGAATGACCTGCTGCTGTTAGAACAGGGTGGTGTGCAGCAGTTTGAAGAAATCGTTCGAGTCAATGGTGAAGACTGGGTCTTTTTATCCAATAAGTTTTTGCTGCGGGATGAGCAGGGTGAGGTCTACGCGCTCTGTGGCATGTCTTCCGACATTACCGATCGCAAAACCATGGAAGTAGATCTGAAAGAGAGCCGGGCAAGGCTGCAAGCCATGCTGGTAGCCTTGCCCGATCATGTCTTCCGGGTTAACCGTGACGGGTTATACCTGAACTTCTACCCCTCCGACTCCACGCTGGAGATCACGGGCCTCGATATGTTGGTTGGGCGCACTATGACAGAAGTGTTGCCCCCTGAGGTTGCCCAAGCTCACCTGCATCGCATTACACAAGCCTTGAGTACGCAAACTGTCCAGGTGAGCGAACAGGTGGTTGAGATGGAAGGGATGCAACGGGTTAGAGAGGTGCGGGTGGCTCCTTGTGATGCCGATGAGGTGGTGTTTGTCATTCGCGATATTACCGATCGCAAACAGGCCGAACTTGCCTTGCGGAAATCAGAAGAAAGATACCGCCAACTGTTCAATTCCATTGAGGAAGGGTTCTGCATCGCTGAGGTGTTGTTTGATGACGCAGGCACTCCCTACGAGCACCGCTTCTTAGAAACCAACCCCGCCTTTAGTCGGCATTGTAGACTTGCTTCTGTTGATCCGGTGGGTAAAACTGCTAGCGAACTCATGCCGGGAATCGCGTCATTTTGGAACGACCTCTATGCCCAGGTACTTTCAACGGGTAAACCCATTCGTCAAGACATTCGATCAGATGTGTTTGATCGCTGGTTTGAAGTACTGGTTTGCCCCGTTGGCAAAGATGCACCCCGTCAGGTCTTCGTTCTCTTTGCAGATGTGAGCGATCGCAAACAGGCCGAAATTGCCCTGCAAAACCTAAGTGATCGTCTCTCCCTCGTCTTGGAGGCAGGCCAACTGGGCGTTTGGAGTTGGGACTTAGACCTGCAACTGTATTGGGATGCGGCGCTGTGTCGCATGTATGGCATTCCTGAAACCAGCCAGTTTACGCCTTGGCAAGCTTGGCGCAGCCAGGTTCACCACGACGATAGTGAGCGGGTTGAGGCGCTGCTGCAGGCCGCCATTGAGGGCGCACCTTACACCGGGATCGAGTTTCGCATTTGGCGCACCGATGGCGAATTGCGATGGATTCAGTCGTTTGCCCAGGTGCAGCACGATGCCCAAGGCAACCCCGCCCGCCTAGTGGGCATTAATTGCGACATCACCGATCGCAAACAAGCCGAACTTGAGCTGCGCGATCTGACCACTCGCCTCACTCTGGCGCTAGAAGCGGGAGCTTACGGCACTTGGACTTGGGATCTAGCCGAGACCCTTGATTGGGACGAGCAGATGTATCAGATTTTTGGTCTACAAGATCTGGATCACCCCATTACCTATGCCGAATGGATCGCCATGGTGTATCCTGACGACCTCGCTAGCATTGATGATCAGATCCCCGCTGTTCTTAAAGGAGAAAATAACCTCCACGCCGAATTTCGCATTCATCGACCCGATGGTTCACTGCGCTGGATTCAAACAACCGCTCAGGTGCAGCGAGATGGTCAGGACAACCCATTGCAGATAGTCGGCATTAACCGTGACATTACCTATCGCAAACAGGCCGAAACCGCTCTGCGGAATAGCGAAGAAGAACTCCGCGTATTTATCAATGCCAGCTCAGACGTCGTCTACAGAATGAGCGCCGATTGGCGAGAAATGCAACCGCTTGACGGCAAAGATTTTTTGGTCAGTATCGATAGCCCCAGCAAGTCATGGGTCGAGACCTATATTCCCCCTAGAGAACAGCTCCGAGTATGGACCGCTATCCAGAAGGCGATTCAAACAAAAAGCCCGTTTGAGTTAGAACACCAGGTTATTAAACAGAACGGCACCATTGGCTGGATTTTCTCCCGTGCGATCCCCATGCTGAATGAGCAGGGCGATGTTGTGGAATGGTTTGGAACCGCCAGTGATGTTAGCGATCGCAAGCAGGTTGAACTAGACTTGCAGCGCACCAACGCTGAACTAGTCCGCGCCACCCGCCTCAAAGATGAATTTCTAGCCAATATGAGCCACGAGCTGCGTACCCCCCTCAATGCCATCCTGGGCATGACCGAGGGACTGCAAGAAGAAGTCTTTGGCCCCATCACCGACCGTCAGCGCCGCAGCATGACCATCATCGAAACCAGCGGCAACCATCTGTTATCACTAATTAACGATGTGTTAGATGTGGCCAAAATTGAGTCTGGACAGTTCGAACTCGACTATGCTGCGGTCAATGTGGGTCTGCTCTGTAATTCCAGCCTTACCCTGGTCAAACAACAGGCCTACAAAAAATGTCTGCATCTTGAAACGCACGTTTCCAAACGCTTACCCGAGATCTATGGAGATGAGCGTCGCCTGCGCCAGGTGCTCGTTAACTTGCTTAGCAACGCCGTTAAGTTTACCCCGGAAGGGGGCCGTATCACTGTCTCGGCCTCTTACACCTCTCTGACACCGGAGGAGATCGCTCTCAATCGAGAACTCATTCATCCTGAGAGGGAGCCCTCCGCCACGGTGGGGATCTTGACTCTGTCAGTTGCCGATACGGGCATTGGCATCAGCCCTGAGAACGCGAACAAGCTGTTTCAACCCTTTATTCAGCTCGATAGCTCCCTCAACCGCCAGTACAAGGGCACTGGGTTGGGGTTAGCCCTAGTGAAACAGATTACCGAAATCCATGGCGGCAAAGTAACGCTGACCAGCGCAGTCGGCAGGGGTAGTTGTTTCACCCTGCAACTGCCCATCATCCCCACCGACAATTTCTTGGCAACAGCCCCCCCCTCCATCGGGGCCACTGCTCCATTAGATCCCGCTACAGCTCCCCTAATTTTGCTAGCCGAAGACAACGCCGCTAATGTCAGCACCATCACCGCCTATCTAACCGCCAAAGATTACTCTTTGATTGTTGCCCCCAATGGCCTGGAAGCGGTTAACCTAGCCACTAGCACCAACCCAGATTTAATTTTGATGGACATTCAAATGCCCCAGCTCGACGGGTTAGAAGCCATTCGCCAGATTCGCCAACAGCCAGCCCTGGCCAACGTGCCCATTGTGGCCCTCACGGCCTTGGCCATGCCTGACGATCGAGAGCGCTGCCTGGCTGCCGGAGCCGATGACTATATCAGCAAACCCATGCGCCTCAAGCATCTGGCCCAGGTGATTTCAACCCTGCTGGCAAAATCCTCTACAGAAGAGGCTGTCACGTTGCTCTAA